One Terriglobia bacterium DNA window includes the following coding sequences:
- a CDS encoding type II toxin-antitoxin system HicA family toxin, translating to MPAIKPVSYQMLVKVFEQAGFTFDRQRGDHLIYTKADIKRPLVIPMYSAVPVFIIKNLLRTAGLSRERYFDLLGR from the coding sequence ATGCCCGCCATCAAGCCGGTTTCCTACCAGATGCTCGTTAAAGTCTTCGAACAGGCCGGGTTTACCTTTGATCGCCAGCGCGGCGATCACCTCATTTACACGAAAGCCGATATCAAACGGCCGCTCGTGATTCCGATGTATTCGGCCGTTCCCGTGTTCATCATCAAGAACCTGCTCCGTACGGCAGGGCTGAGCCGGGAACGGTATTTCGATTTGCTCGGAAGGTGA
- a CDS encoding type II toxin-antitoxin system VapC family toxin encodes MFRTACTGNRSALLRKELSIDRAAEALQDYEDLPLRLNTHRPFLKRVWELRNNFSAYDAAYVVLAEQLKAEFLTADNRLARSVRAHTSVRLIEIV; translated from the coding sequence ATGTTCCGGACCGCCTGCACCGGGAATCGCTCAGCGCTGCTCCGTAAGGAATTATCCATCGATCGTGCCGCAGAGGCTTTACAGGATTACGAGGACCTCCCTCTCCGGCTCAACACCCACCGGCCATTCCTCAAACGAGTATGGGAATTGCGGAATAATTTCAGCGCCTACGACGCGGCGTACGTGGTACTCGCCGAACAACTGAAAGCGGAGTTCTTGACGGCGGACAATCGCCTCGCCCGGTCGGTACGCGCTCACA
- a CDS encoding type II toxin-antitoxin system HicB family antitoxin, with protein sequence MTIIDLYTPVLKPLRTRTLGGGSSRAQWMILPRLERILHVSYDATMRYSQREVSPMHNLSFMVQVFKEGDLYVAHVPQLDISSCGETKEKARANIQDAVRGFIEAAGDKGTLDEILEEAGFERVGSDWNAPEVSVDRVTMTV encoded by the coding sequence TTGACCATCATCGATCTGTACACGCCGGTGTTGAAGCCGTTACGCACGAGAACGTTGGGTGGAGGCAGTTCGAGAGCCCAGTGGATGATTCTGCCGCGTCTGGAACGAATCCTGCATGTTTCCTACGATGCGACCATGCGGTATTCTCAAAGGGAGGTTTCCCCGATGCACAATCTTTCCTTTATGGTACAGGTCTTCAAAGAAGGGGATCTGTATGTAGCGCACGTTCCGCAGCTTGACATTTCAAGCTGCGGCGAAACCAAAGAAAAGGCCCGCGCCAACATCCAGGATGCCGTGCGCGGCTTCATCGAGGCTGCTGGAGACAAGGGCACACTGGACGAAATCCTCGAGGAGGCCGGTTTCGAGCGCGTCGGCAGTGATTGGAACGCGCCGGAAGTCTCAGTTGATCGCGTGACGATGACCGTCTGA